In Desulfosporosinus youngiae DSM 17734, the genomic stretch CGATGGATACCGGATGACGGATTAACTGAATTCCCTCCAGAATCGTTTCATAGGCCATGAGGGTTATGACAATCACAGCGCCCATGCAGAATACATTGATCAGGCGACCGAAGCCGGATGGAAAACGAGAAGTTGGTTTTCGTTCGGACAGAATGCTGCCTATAAAAACAAATAGCTGGTTGACGGCATCCGCACCTGAGTGCATTGCTTCAGCAAACATAGCACCGCTGCCACTTAAGAAAGCAGCAATTCCTTTGAAAATGACCAGGAAGATATTACCCAGTACTGCGTAAAAGGATGAGGCATTCCCTTTTTTAATGAGCTCCAATGTCTTATTCATCTAATTCACACCATTCAAATGCTTTTCGATTATCTTCTCATAAATCCTGAGGGTTTATTCTTCAGGGCGTGTCAGAGAAGAATATGTAAACATACCTTATAATAATCTCATTGATGCATTTGAAAGCGGTGATTAATATTGAAGTTATATCTGGCTTTAGGGGATTCAATAACTGCAGGATATGGTGTAGCAAGCCCTTTTTCCTTTCCGACTATATATGCCAGCTTTCTCAGACGGCATAATCCGGATTTATGCTTGCTTAATTTAGGTGTAAACGGCTTAACAACAAGAGGTTTGCTTAATCAATTAACGTCAAATCCCAGCCTTCGAAAGTCTGTAGCTCAAGCTTGCTTAATTACTCTTACAATCGGCTCTAATGATTTGCTTCGTCTTATTGGCAATCCTAATCAACCCTTTAGACTATCTCAGTTACCCATCATCCAGAGAAGCATGATAAAAACTCTAATGGAAATCGGACAAGAGATTAGGTTTTTAAATCCAGGAGCCATCGTTAAAGTAGCTACAATTTATAATCCCTTGCCGGCGGGGCCCTATGCCCATTACTATCCGCAGGTTCAGGCCATTATCGACAATGCCAATGCCATGATTACCCTCTGGGCAAGACGTTACGGATTTGTCGTTGTCAATTTAGATCGTGAGATAAAAGGCAAAGAAGTGTGGTTTATCAGCAAGGATTATGCCCATCCCAATGCTGCCGGGTATCAGATGATAGCAAAGGCATTCGCTCGATACTAGAGGTTTTAAAAGGGATCTGGGGCGAATCATAGTGAAGAATCCCTGAAACGTTTTACTGAGTAATAGCAATAGAGACTTGCTGAGCCAAAAAGGAGAGCCCCAATCATTAAGGCCAGCAAAAAGCGGCTTGGATTTTCAGCGAGCTGCCAAAAGTCGTGCCCTATCCAAGATTCCCAAAGAATCATGGGGATCTTGCCGATCAAGGAGGCGAGTAAAAACATCGGGAAGGAGATCAGGGATAAACCAGCGGCATAATTAACGGCTGCGGAGGGAAGAATCGGAATAAACCTTGAGATCAGGATAATAGAAAAGCTATTTCCTTCAATAAGAGTACCCCATTTTCCTAATTTCCCGATCTTGGGCTGAGCCCAATCTTGTCCCAGAGTACGAGATAGCCCAAAACCTAAAGAGGCACCTAGTAAACTTCCTGCCAGAGAAAGCAGAAAACCACCAACCCAACCGAAAGCAAGGGTATTAACTCCGGCCATTAAAGCAAAGGGTACTACGGGAAAAAGTGCCAAAAGGGCTATTATAAACAGGTCAACAAAGATACTGATCCATCCCCACTGGGTGACTAAAGCTTGCAAATCAGTGGGATTTTGAAGTTTGGGATAAAGCAAGATAACAACGGTTAGGGAGAAAGCTAACGTAAAGACTGAAAAATATTTTTTGGACAACGGGTCACCTTCCTTAATAAACGGCATGCTTGAAAACGCATGCCGTTCTTTAGTAACGGGCTACTAGTGCTGGTAGGGTTTTGTATCTTTCGTTTTTAATTGAACAAGTTTTCCATGTTCTGAAAGGTGAAGTGATGTATATCTCTCAGAAGGCGGAAGATGGCGTTTGAATTTAAACCGAAACTCCTGGATTGAGGCCATCTTATCGGCAACCATAACCAGAAAGGCCTCCCGGCTTCGGGGCAAGCGGAGGGTTAGCGGCCACATATGGCTTAGAATAATGTCTTTTTCCTTTTCACTTAGGTCAAAACAGCGTTCCGCATTTTGGCAGGCAATACGCGGATGGCGAAAACCATGCCAACGAGACCCGTCCGGACGAAGCTTATGCCAATCATAGAGGAAAAAGTCGTGGAGGAGGGCCCCCCTAGTGACCGCTTGAGTATCCAAATGAACCTTTTTTTCGAGGCGTACCGACCAGTTATAGGCTATTTGGGCGACCCGGAGAGAGTGTTCCAGAGTGGTAAAGGGGCGATGATGCGTATATAAGGCTAATTGTTGATATTCTTCATGATTTAAGATCTCCTCCACATGTTTGGGCAAATTCAATCTGTTTCACCTTCCTAGTCCAGTGAGCGGAAGTTATCCGTGTCTTAGGAATTATAGAATTTTTTACGCTGCTGATTTAAAAAGTGTTCCAGTGCCTCTAGCTTATTATGAAGTAAGGCCATTTTTTCTGTGACAGTATGGCGCATTTTCGGATAAGTATGCAGGAGGCGATAAAAGGGAGAACATTCTGAATGGAACGAAGGAAATTCTAAGCGTTCATAACGCTCTTGGAATACGGATATAAAGCGTTCCAAGCGGTGAAGTAAGAGGCTGGAGTGAATAAGATCCCCAATAACGTATCCAGTTAAGATGAGCGCTGAAATAGAACGAACCGTCGTGGGAATCTGGTATAGTTGAATTTGAACAACCGGGTGTATGATGAGATAGAATATAAGCCCCAGAACTCCCCAGAGCAAGCTGAAGGGAAGAGAGATCCGCCCATGAAGATTAAAGGGAATGGAATGATAGTCCCAAAGTTGTAAGTGAAAAAAACGTTCGAAAAACCAACCCGCTGCATATTCCAGCAAGGTACTTAAAAAGACAAACCAGATAAACAGCCATGGCCAAGTGAGGTTACCTATCAGTCCCGAAGACCAAATTACCAAGGTCGCGAAGAGTCCATAAATCGGCAGGAAGGGGCCGGAGAGAAACCCTGGGTTGACCATTCTGCGTTGGAGGCATGAACGGTATATGGCTTCCATGACCCAGCCGGCAAAAGCGTAAATAGAAAAAGTGAGAATAAAGTTTGTCAGTATAGTCACCCTTTCTTAAGCTTTTTCAAATATTCGCACGGTATACCCATTATACTATAATTTAGCTTAAATTCGTATCAAAGTATATAAATGGAGTCGATCGGAAACGTGCGGGTGTTTCACTGATAATTTAAATGCAAGATATCCTCTATGAGATAATCGATTCCTTTAGCAGGACTGGGGAGTTTCACACCTATAGCTGGTAAGAGAGACATTAGGAAAGCCATAGATAAGAAAATAGAGAATACGATTAATTCACGCCAGTGTTTATTTCTGATCAAGCTTGGAACTTCAAAGAGGATGACTCCAATAAAAGCACACACTAATAAAAATATCATTGCTTTGTTCCTCCGGTTAGAGTTTAAGTAATCGAGTTTACTTTGGCAATTTGCGTAGTTTAGCGACGAGTAAGGATATCAGAGGAATGACATAGTAAAACCACATAGTGAAGACGGGAGTAATATACCTCATAGTGTAGTTTAATTGTATTTTAGATTCGAAGGATATAAAGGCTAAGGCCATGGTAAGCATACCAATCGGCAAAACCAGCGGTTTGTAGGAACGCAGCTTTGTAATCTGAGCTATACTTAACACGATAGCATAATAATAAACACTAGAAATAATAAATAGCAGCAGAATTTGGGCCATAGCCACGAGAACTTCCAGGCGGCTGATAATTTTTCCAATGTTGATCAAGCGTACTGCTTCTAAAGAAGGAGAAGAAACAACGGTACTAAGGGGTCCCAGAGCTGCTATATTTCGGGTTGTACCAATTATTAGTCCAAGCCCTCCTATAATTATTCCCAGGAGGACGGATTTTTTGGTTTGGTTCGGTTTGTTGATAAACGGAATGATCATCATAAAAATGATAACTTCACTGAATGAAACGTGCAGTATAATGTGAGTACTTTGAATCAATTCGCCGAGCGGAACTTCAAGAATCGGTAAGAAATTATTAAAGTCCATATCTTTCAATAAGAGCATAAATGTTAAAATGAGAATAAAGGATGTCATGAAGACACTCCCGATACTCATTCTGGCGATAACCTCGATCCCTTCGCGTACCGCCCAGGCACAGACGAAGGTAAACATGATCATGATTAGGAGCATGGGAGTTTCAGGCATCATATAGGTTAGAATAAAATCCCCGATAAACCAAAGGTATGCGGATAAAGCTGTTACAAATAACCAGAGATATTGCAGGGAAACCAGCTTGCCAAGATAGGGCCCGTAAATAAGATCATGGATCTGAATTAAGGTTTTGCCCGGAAATTTATTAGCAAGCGCAATATAAACGAGAGCAAATAGTAAGCCAATGATTAAGGCAGCTGCCTCGGCCAACCAGGTATCCTGTTTGGAAATGGGATAGGCATAGGATACGGACAAGAGTCCCCCCTGGATAAAAGCTCCAATTAAAAACATCAATTGAGAACTCGATATTTCGCCTTTTTCAAGTTTCATGAAAGGTTATTGCTCCTTTGCTGGTGCTACTGGTCGTCCGATGGAGCCTGATCGCCGTAATTTAGCCTCGGCGACAACCTCTACTTCAAGATCAGGAAAGATTTCATCCCAGCTTTTTTTCAACTCTTGCCACTCCTTAGGATAGTTTCGATGCAGCACATCTCCAAACCCAAAAATATCAGCGTTAAGTTTCTGAGCCTTACTTAAAGCAGATTTGATTTCGGCTTCGATAACCTCAGATTTCAGCCTTTCTAACTCTGAGACGGGGTTAGGAGCTGTCAAATTCTTCATGCCGCATTGACTCGCAATATTTCCTTCTTCCTTAACTTCAATTTTAAAGCAGGGTTTATCATCAATGATTTCTGCGGAGATTTTGCTTTGGGCGCGAATGATTTCTAAACTCACAAAATTTTTCATTTCTGGACAATAGACATCAATAATTCCGCTCTTTATCTCATCAATAGCCCATAACAAGCCGCGGGTTTCTTCTTTGTTCATTTGCCCGATCAATTTATCTTGTTTAAAAACGGCCGTACCTTTCACTGATATTTCCTTTTCTTCACCTTTTCCGAGAATTTCAATGATAGGTGCAATCGGAGCGGTTGTCTCACTCATTAAGCGATTACCAAGCTGATTTAGCCTGACAACGCTGGTCATAGAGTTAGCGGCTTGGGCGTCCATTAGTTCGGCAATTTCCATAGCAGGAACTTTCTCAAGCCTTGGTCTGACATCAAATACATCCCTTGCCTTATCATCAGCGACTAAGATCAAGACCTCAAAGCGGGTTTCCTGATCCCGAAAAAAGAAATCAAGGTAACTGCGAATCCCTTGTTCGGCTAACGAACGGCCAAAGATAATAACTTGATTATGAGGAAAATATAACTTGCGGCTAACTTTATGGGTAAAATCTCTGATGGTTGCAAACATGGTCTCTCCTCTGTTTCTGACATTCGAATAGGCACCGGTACTGCCGCTTTCCCCAGTGCTGCTATCTTCGGGAGCACTCGTTTTCAGCTCGGAGGTTTTTATGATTTGCGCAGTCACTTCTATTTGTTTTTTATCCGTGTTTTCGGACTTATCTATGCCAACACCCAAGACGATCGCCAAGCTTGGCAGTTCGCGGCGATTCCAACATCCTGTGGTGCCTAAGGTAAGAATGATAAAGGTTAGAAGTGTGACGGCTATCTTGTTGAAATACTTCATTAAATAATCCCTATCTTTACTTTATTTTGGCGGGGTATCTTCTTTGGAGGGAGGTCCGGGTTTTAACCGAAACTCCTCACGTTGAGGATCACGCCACCCGATGGTTCTTGGTCGTGTTATCATGGCCCAGAGCGGCGCCCTGATAAAGGTATCTTTTAAGTCAGACACAGTAAGCGGAGCCAAAGGGGATAGATAGGGTGTTCCAAAGGATCTTAAAGATGCCAGATGTATGAAAACACCGATTAGACCGATCATGATGCCAAAACCGCCGGAAAAGCCGGCCAGGAGCGTAAAGATAATTCGCAAGATACCTCCTGAATCTGTTTGCGCAGGAGTTACGAAACTAGCTATGGCTGTCAGGGCCACGACAATAACCATTGGTGCTCCGATCAGCCCTGCCGATACGGCGGATTGTCCAACGACCAAGGCTCCTACGATGCTTACGGCTTGACCGACAGGTCTGGGTAATCTTACGCCGGCCTCCCGCAGGATCTCAAATATAATCCCCATTCCCAGTGCTTCCAGCAGCACGGGAAAAGGTACTCCTTCCTGAGCTGCAGACATGCTGAACAACAAGGCGGTCGGTATCAGTTCCTGATGATACGTCGTTAAGGCTACATAGGTAGCAGGGGCAAGGATACTTATAGCATAGGCAATATAGCGGAACACTCGAATTATGCTTACGAAGTAAGGGCGGGAATAATAATCTTCCGAACTCTGGAAGCTTTCGATAAATAGCATGGGGACTGTGAGCACAAAGGGAGTACCGTCAACCAGAATAGCTGCCCGTCCTTCAAGGATTTTGGCAGCAGCCTTATCAGGTTTTTCCGTATTGGCTACTGTTGAAAATATGGAAAGAGGTGCATCCTCAATATATTGTTCTATCATACCTGACTCGAGGATTGAGTCGGTTTTGATGTCTTTTAGCCTGCGCTTGATTTCTTCAATGAGTAAAGGGTTAGCGATACCTTTGATATAGGCAATACAAATATTTGTCATGGTACGCTCACCGATTTTCATGGACTCTAAGACTAAATCCGGACTTTTGATTTTTCGTCTTATTAAGGTTGTGTTAGTCAGTAAACTTTCGACGAAGCCCTCGCGAGGTCCTCGGACGACGGATTCAGTTCTAGGTTCAGTGACGCTTCGGGCCTTCCAGTCGGCAGTCATAATTATTAAAGCTTCTTCACAGCCATCGACCAACAAAATCGTTTCCCCGGAAAGATATCGATTAATAATTTCCTGGATAGAAGTGGATTTGCCAACTTCTCCTACCGAGAGCATGGTTGCTGTAACTAGTTCTATAAACCTTTGAGTTGAATCAGCCTTATTGGTATTAGGAGGCGGCTTTAACAATAAAGGCTTAAGGATACTTTCATTAATTGTCGTCAGATCCGTCATCCCGTTAAGATAAATCAGTGCAGCATCATGTTCCTGTCCGTGCTCTCCTAAAGTGAAGTTTCGAATGACAAGATCATAGTTATCGCCTAAAAGTCCTTTGAAAATTTCCAGGTTTGTATTGAGACTTGGCGAGAGAGTTTTTGGATGGTTTTGGGAATCGTCAGAAGCGGCTTGGTTTTGTCGGCCGGCGGCATAGCTTTGATTTAGTAACTTCAGATATTTTAACTTGCTGAATATGTAACGAAGCATAACCCCCCTCCCTTTCATGGCACCTTCTTGTTAATATGACCAATGAAGCCGGAAGTTATTTATGATTTATGTCCGGGGATAATTGTCCTAAGTGAAATGTCAGTGAAAGTTCGAAAAAGCGTAGGGTTATGAACATGGTTCATAGCCATACGCTTTTTTATACTATCAGAGTTCTATGCCGTTGTGCGGCACTACTGAAAATAGGTCGCTCGGGTCGGGCAGCTTCTCCCACATCCGTTAACTCAGCACTCCGAGGCTCGCCCACTCGCCGGTGCGGGACTTCGCCAAACCTCCGGGTAGTACCTGATGTGAACCCGTGGCTCCGTTTCCCCGCACCGGCTTGTGGGCTTTTATCGCCTCTCCATGCGATGAGTTCACTCCTGTGGGAGAAGCTGCCTGACTTTGAGGTCTACAGATTCTTTGAATGTTTTTGGGGTGTTTTTTAAAATGATTATTTGGACGAAGGTAGGGCTGTGATAACTAAATAGCGGGATTAGCTGTGATGTCAGGACAGAAAAGGAAAAACCGCTAACAGGCAGATAACTTCGGCAAGTTCGATAAAGGCTCCGTATAGATCTCCTGTTAAGCCTCCTAAAAGCTTGGATATTTTGGAGGCCATGAAGGTTATTAGCAGAGCAGTTACTCCCAGGGCAAGCGGTCCGCCTAAGCCGAGAAGGAAATAGGAAATTCCGCCTATTAATCCTCCGCTGAGAAGAAACGGAATCCAGCCGGATGACTCATGAAATCCTTTGCCCAGCCCTTGAGAGCGGGCGTAGGGGAACCGGATAACCCCGATTTGAAAGACCCAGCGTGAGAGCATAGGCATCACGATGAGGACGGCAAAGGCGGAGGGAGTCAGGCTGGCCAGAAAGGCGAATTTCAGAAGCAGTAAGCCGACGAGAGCCATGGAGGCATGGGCGCCAACCCGGCTGTCCTTCATGATTTCCAAGATTCTTTCCGGGCTGCGGGCGGATAGTAAACCATCCATACTATCCATAAACCCATCGAGATGGATTCCGCCGGTGAGGATTAACTCAGCTGCCAGCAGGAGAGCGCCCAGAACTAAGGGGGGATAATAAGGTACTAAGGCTTGGGCCAGCAGCCAGAGAAGCAGACCTATGACCAGACCTACGAGAGGGTAAAACCGGTAACTTCGGGTAAATTCCTCCGCAGTAACATCTTTGGGGATTGGCAGAGGAATCCGTGTGAAAAAGGTAAGGGCAATCAGAAATCCACGCATCATAGATCGCCCTTGAGCAGAGAAGCAAGCAGCTTCTCGCCGGAGGGTTTAAGTTCTATGGGGTATCCGGCTGCGACCAGATAAACTTGCTCAGCCTTGCGGGCCAGGATCTGATTGCTTCGTCCGGCCAAATCCCGGTAAACCCGGGCCATAGGGTTTTCCGGGACGATTCCTTGTCCTACTTCGTTGGTGACAAAGATTACTTTAGGTTTGATCTCTTGGGCAAGTTGAGCAACCTCTTGAACGTTAGCCAAAATTTGTGGTTCTATATGTTTGTATAGATGAGAGGAGGTTTGAGATTCAGAGGGTGCCTCTTGACCGGGTTGAGCAGATTGATCAGCCTGTCCGGCCAGCAGCATATTTGTAAGCCAGAGTGTGACACAATCAAGGAGGATCACGGCCTCCTCGTCTTTAAGCTGAGTTAAGGTAGCATGGATGTTCAAGGGTTCCTCGATGAGCCGCCAAGTGGAAGGTCGTTGTTCCTGGTGCTTTTTTACACGTATAGCCATTTCGGCATCCCATATTTGAGCGGTAGCAATGTAAATGACTGGACGTTTGGCCTGAGCGGCAAGAAGTTCGGCAAAAGTGCTTTTGCCGCTGCGGGCACCGCCGGTAATGAGTGTGAATTGAGACATTACGTTCATCGACTCCCTAAGTGTAGTGTGAATTATACGGTTTTTTCGGTGACTCCGGCATCAGCGAAGGTAGCCATTTCCTCAAGAATATGAAGCGCGGATTCAACGATGTAAAAGGTGATGGCAGCGCCTGTTCCTTCCCCAAGTCTCATATCAAGATTAAGGATTGGATCAAGACCCAAGCCTGCTAAAGCTTTGCGATGACCTATTTCGACGGAACCATGGGAAGGAATCATATAGGCCATGCTTTTAGGAGCAAGCTTTGCCGCGATCAGTGCGCCGGCTGTTGAGATAAACCCATCAATAATAATCGGAACATGGCTGGCGGCAGCCTGGAGGATTGAACCGGCGATGGCTGCGATTTCTAAGCCCCCTACTTTGGAGAGGACGTCGAGGGCGTCCGTTTTATCGGGTTGATTGACTTCAATTGCTTTTTCTATGGCGCGGCGTTTTCTGATGACTCCGGCGTCATCAATGCCGGTTCCGCGGCCAACCACATCTTCAACGGCGGAATTCGTCAAAATTGAGACAATAGCTGAGCTCGGAGTGGTATTGCCAATCCCCAGTTCTCCTGTGGCAAAGAGATTATAGCCTTCGCGGATTTTTTCTTCAGCGACCTCCGCCCCTGCCAGAAGAGCCTGCAAAGCTTGCCGGCGGGTCATTGCCGGACCTTTAGTCATGTTTTGAGTTCCATTGGCAACCCGTTTATTGATAAGGCTGCCTTCTACGGGAAAGGCAATGCCCACATCGGTTAAAATAACCTCGGCATTGGCCTGGCGGGCGAGAACATTGATGGCAGCGCCGCCATTCATGATATTATAGGCCATCTGAGGGGTTACTTCCTGGGGAAAAGCACTTATTCCTTCTTCGACTACCCCATGATCTCCGGCCATTGTCAGGACAGCTTTCTTGAGAATTTTAGGACCGGAAGTTCGTTGAATGCCGCCAAGCTGCTTGGCCAGCTGTTCTAATTGGCCCAGGCTTCCCTGAGGTTTTGTGAGAGAATCTAAGCGCACCTGGATCTGAGCCATTGCTTCCCCGTCGAGATCTAAAATGGCCGCTGTGAGTTTTTGCAGTCGAGTATAGAGTTGCTCTTCCGTTAAGTTTTCCATGCTGGTTCCTCCTCTTATATAATATCGTAATTTAAAGAATAGAAAAGTCCCGACCACAAAAATAACTGTGGTCGGGACTTTACCGTCATCACCGCCGCTCTCCATACTATGGAAAGACGTTAACATTTTAGGCAGGTCTCCTGGCTAACGAATCATTGCTTAACTCGTCACCTTCCCGGTATAGAAAACCAGTGATGACGAAACTCCTCGTATACAGTGGCGGGTCCGCGTCGGTCTTAGCCGAACTTCCCTATTCTCCCTCAAAAGGGCACCTAAAATGGAAATATTTTTTTACTAAGCATAGCACACCTTTTTTTGAATCTCAAGGAATATTTGAGGGAATTTTAAGAGAATAGTTTGCAACAACATTTTTACAAGCGTGTTTCCTTCGTATATAATGGTAGGTATTAGCAGTATGTATCCAATTTTCTTCGAAGTTCGATTTAGTTTTAAGCTGACGAGTTTAACAGCCAATATTGACGAGTGAATAGGGGGAACAAGTGTGTTAGAAAGCGATATCCTCGTAGCCGGGGCAGATCCGGGATTCGGAGCGATAAAACTGGACACAGGGGATACAAAGATCTTATTTCCCGCAGTGATTTGTAAGGGGAATGAACGAATTTTCTCTACCTTAGGAAATGTCTTGCTTGATAAAGGATCCGACATAGAAACACAGATAGCATCCTTAGACGTTATTGTCAAAGATAATGCCACAGGTGTGGAGAAGCATTATTTTATGGGCAGTTTGGCTGAAAGCTTAAATCCCAATGAAGCTCATTATTGCTGGGATGAAGACAAATCCTCTGATGAAGAGGCTACCGCTTTACTGGTGGTTGCCCTGGCTCTCGCTCAGCAAAACCTAAAGGCAAATGTCTATCTTGGCACAGGTGTTCCGGTTAAATATTATGCCAGTTTAAAGGACAAGTATGAATCAGAGTTAAAGGGATCGTTTTCAGTTGTGTTTCGTTCAGGTCCCATGGCAGGAATGACCCGCCAGCTTAACATACTTCGTTCACGTGTGCTCCCGCAAAGTTATGGTGTCTTTATTAAAGAAACCCTCAATGAATATGGAATACCCACAAATCCCAAATTATTTGGCGGGTATGTCGTGGTTATCGATCCGGGCTTCCGGACGACAGATATTGCCACGTTCTATGATGGTGTTATGCTCGACCCGCCGAATTCGTTTAGTATTGAAAAAGGGTTAAAGTGGGCGTATATAGGGGTTGCTGAAAAGCTCAAAGAATTAACCGGTAACCACGCCAATCCCATTGAAACGGATGACAAAGAACTGGATAAGATTTTCAGAGTCAATGGAGGATTATATCCTTGGAATAATGGCACGATTAATCTTAATCCGATTATGCAAAGCATGCTTAAGCAGTTGGGGACGGACATCACCCGGGAAGTGAAGAAGGCTCTGAAACCGATGCTGGGCAAATTGCACACAGTTCTTGTCGCCGGAAAAGTAGGGGAAATGGTTTATGAGCATATTCAGATGGAAAACAAGACACTGATTAATGATCCGCAGTTTGGTAATGCCACGGGATTCCGGATTATGGCTGCAACCCTGGTCAATAACATTACTAAGAAAGCTAATCCTTCAGCATGATCACCGCTCAGCCCTTGTTTATTCCCCTCTATATAGATGAAGCTGAAGCAGATCTTTGGCTGGCCTTACAACGGATTGAACCGGAGAAGAGAAGTTCTTTTATTATAGAAACCTTGAGACAGGCGCTATTAGGAACTGATAGGGGGGACCTGCCGGAGATTCAAAATGACGGCAATCATGCTAATGGCGAAGCTCAATGTGGAGCTCAAGCTGAAGCTGATGAAGCTCCGGAAGATCCTGTTAAACAAATAGAGATGTTTTCTTTAGAGGATTTGTTTTCTCAGCCGGATATCCCATATGCCAATGAGAAATCTATGCTTGTGCCTGAATACGAAGCGGAACTGCCAATCCGGAACCGGCCCCCTGGTTTTGACTATTTAATGAAGCATATTATCGGAACAGAAGATGATCAAGCGGTTTTAAGGGTTTTAAACCGGAGGGCGGGAAGCGCGGGGCAAAACGAAGATCAGAAACCGGGAAGGTCAGGATACTGAAGGCCGGTCTGGAAGTCAGTGCTCAGAAGAAAAGGTCAGACTATAGAAATAGAACTAAGAGCTGAACGTTAGATACAATATGGTATATAAGGTAAAAAGAGAGAGAAATACCTTTGATATATGTATTAATAGATGTATAATTATTGTCTGGCTTAAGTACAAATAACAATAATAGATAGACATAGACAATTGATTAGGTTTTCGTATATTAAAAAGGAGGAGAATAATCATAGACGGTCTGCTCTGGAGTAGCATAAAGGTTCTAATTGCTTTCTTGTTGGTGGGTTTAA encodes the following:
- a CDS encoding SGNH/GDSL hydrolase family protein, giving the protein MKLYLALGDSITAGYGVASPFSFPTIYASFLRRHNPDLCLLNLGVNGLTTRGLLNQLTSNPSLRKSVAQACLITLTIGSNDLLRLIGNPNQPFRLSQLPIIQRSMIKTLMEIGQEIRFLNPGAIVKVATIYNPLPAGPYAHYYPQVQAIIDNANAMITLWARRYGFVVVNLDREIKGKEVWFISKDYAHPNAAGYQMIAKAFARY
- a CDS encoding TVP38/TMEM64 family protein, with product MSKKYFSVFTLAFSLTVVILLYPKLQNPTDLQALVTQWGWISIFVDLFIIALLALFPVVPFALMAGVNTLAFGWVGGFLLSLAGSLLGASLGFGLSRTLGQDWAQPKIGKLGKWGTLIEGNSFSIILISRFIPILPSAAVNYAAGLSLISFPMFLLASLIGKIPMILWESWIGHDFWQLAENPSRFLLALMIGALLFGSASLYCYYSVKRFRDSSL
- a CDS encoding HD domain-containing protein, with product MNLPKHVEEILNHEEYQQLALYTHHRPFTTLEHSLRVAQIAYNWSVRLEKKVHLDTQAVTRGALLHDFFLYDWHKLRPDGSRWHGFRHPRIACQNAERCFDLSEKEKDIILSHMWPLTLRLPRSREAFLVMVADKMASIQEFRFKFKRHLPPSERYTSLHLSEHGKLVQLKTKDTKPYQH
- a CDS encoding putative ABC transporter permease gives rise to the protein MTILTNFILTFSIYAFAGWVMEAIYRSCLQRRMVNPGFLSGPFLPIYGLFATLVIWSSGLIGNLTWPWLFIWFVFLSTLLEYAAGWFFERFFHLQLWDYHSIPFNLHGRISLPFSLLWGVLGLIFYLIIHPVVQIQLYQIPTTVRSISALILTGYVIGDLIHSSLLLHRLERFISVFQERYERLEFPSFHSECSPFYRLLHTYPKMRHTVTEKMALLHNKLEALEHFLNQQRKKFYNS
- a CDS encoding GerAB/ArcD/ProY family transporter, with the translated sequence MKLEKGEISSSQLMFLIGAFIQGGLLSVSYAYPISKQDTWLAEAAALIIGLLFALVYIALANKFPGKTLIQIHDLIYGPYLGKLVSLQYLWLFVTALSAYLWFIGDFILTYMMPETPMLLIMIMFTFVCAWAVREGIEVIARMSIGSVFMTSFILILTFMLLLKDMDFNNFLPILEVPLGELIQSTHIILHVSFSEVIIFMMIIPFINKPNQTKKSVLLGIIIGGLGLIIGTTRNIAALGPLSTVVSSPSLEAVRLINIGKIISRLEVLVAMAQILLLFIISSVYYYAIVLSIAQITKLRSYKPLVLPIGMLTMALAFISFESKIQLNYTMRYITPVFTMWFYYVIPLISLLVAKLRKLPK
- a CDS encoding Ger(x)C family spore germination protein, whose amino-acid sequence is MKYFNKIAVTLLTFIILTLGTTGCWNRRELPSLAIVLGVGIDKSENTDKKQIEVTAQIIKTSELKTSAPEDSSTGESGSTGAYSNVRNRGETMFATIRDFTHKVSRKLYFPHNQVIIFGRSLAEQGIRSYLDFFFRDQETRFEVLILVADDKARDVFDVRPRLEKVPAMEIAELMDAQAANSMTSVVRLNQLGNRLMSETTAPIAPIIEILGKGEEKEISVKGTAVFKQDKLIGQMNKEETRGLLWAIDEIKSGIIDVYCPEMKNFVSLEIIRAQSKISAEIIDDKPCFKIEVKEEGNIASQCGMKNLTAPNPVSELERLKSEVIEAEIKSALSKAQKLNADIFGFGDVLHRNYPKEWQELKKSWDEIFPDLEVEVVAEAKLRRSGSIGRPVAPAKEQ
- a CDS encoding spore germination protein; amino-acid sequence: MLRYIFSKLKYLKLLNQSYAAGRQNQAASDDSQNHPKTLSPSLNTNLEIFKGLLGDNYDLVIRNFTLGEHGQEHDAALIYLNGMTDLTTINESILKPLLLKPPPNTNKADSTQRFIELVTATMLSVGEVGKSTSIQEIINRYLSGETILLVDGCEEALIIMTADWKARSVTEPRTESVVRGPREGFVESLLTNTTLIRRKIKSPDLVLESMKIGERTMTNICIAYIKGIANPLLIEEIKRRLKDIKTDSILESGMIEQYIEDAPLSIFSTVANTEKPDKAAAKILEGRAAILVDGTPFVLTVPMLFIESFQSSEDYYSRPYFVSIIRVFRYIAYAISILAPATYVALTTYHQELIPTALLFSMSAAQEGVPFPVLLEALGMGIIFEILREAGVRLPRPVGQAVSIVGALVVGQSAVSAGLIGAPMVIVVALTAIASFVTPAQTDSGGILRIIFTLLAGFSGGFGIMIGLIGVFIHLASLRSFGTPYLSPLAPLTVSDLKDTFIRAPLWAMITRPRTIGWRDPQREEFRLKPGPPSKEDTPPK
- the cobS gene encoding adenosylcobinamide-GDP ribazoletransferase, with protein sequence MRGFLIALTFFTRIPLPIPKDVTAEEFTRSYRFYPLVGLVIGLLLWLLAQALVPYYPPLVLGALLLAAELILTGGIHLDGFMDSMDGLLSARSPERILEIMKDSRVGAHASMALVGLLLLKFAFLASLTPSAFAVLIVMPMLSRWVFQIGVIRFPYARSQGLGKGFHESSGWIPFLLSGGLIGGISYFLLGLGGPLALGVTALLITFMASKISKLLGGLTGDLYGAFIELAEVICLLAVFPFLS
- the cobU gene encoding bifunctional adenosylcobinamide kinase/adenosylcobinamide-phosphate guanylyltransferase is translated as MSQFTLITGGARSGKSTFAELLAAQAKRPVIYIATAQIWDAEMAIRVKKHQEQRPSTWRLIEEPLNIHATLTQLKDEEAVILLDCVTLWLTNMLLAGQADQSAQPGQEAPSESQTSSHLYKHIEPQILANVQEVAQLAQEIKPKVIFVTNEVGQGIVPENPMARVYRDLAGRSNQILARKAEQVYLVAAGYPIELKPSGEKLLASLLKGDL